One Actinomycetospora corticicola genomic window, GGGACGGTGCCCGAGGCCGCCCGGATGGCCAGCTGCATGTCCTCCCACGAGCCGTAGGAGCGGCCGTCGAAGCTGACGATGCGGTCGCCGGCCCGGAAGCCCGCCTCGGCGGCCGGGGTGAGCGGCGCGCCCGGGGGGCACTGGTCGGTGGTGGTCGCCTGCGAGGCCGGGACGACGCACTTGCTGACGGCGGAGACCACCGGCTGGGCGGTCGGGATGCCGAAGCCCATGAGCACGATGATGAACAGCACCGCGGCGAGGATCAGGTTCATGAACGGCCCGGCGAACATCACGACGATGCGCTGCCAGGGCTTGCGGGTCCAGAACTGGCGGTCCTCGTCCCCGGGACGGATGTCCTTGACCGAGTCGGCGCGGACGTCGTCGATCAGGCCCTGGAACGGCCCGGACCGGCGGCTGCGGCCGATCTTCTCGCCCGGAGCCGGCGGGATCATGCCGATCATCCGGATGTAGCCGCCGAGCGGGATCGCCTTGATGCCGAACGACGTCTCGCCGCGCTGCCGGGCGAAGACCGTCGGGCCGAAGCCCACCATGAACTCGGGCACGCGCACACCGAACCGACGAGCGGCGGTGAAGTGGCCGAGCTCGTGCCAGGCGATGGAGAACATCAGTCCGAGCGCGAAGAGCACGATCCCGAGGACGAGCATCACGGAGCGCCACGGTAGCGGGCGCCCCGGTGATCTCGGCGTGGGGCGGTGTCAGACCGCGAGCAGCTCCCCCGCACGGGTGCGCGCCCAGTCCTCGGCGGCGTACACGTCGTCGACGTCGCGGGGGTCGCCCGCCCACTCGGTCGCGCCGCCCAGCACGTCCGCGACGGTGTCGACGATCCCGAGCCACGTGCCCCGGCCGGCGAGGAAGCCGCGGACGGCCTCCTCGTTCGCCGCGTTGAACACCGCGGGCAGGCAGCCGCCCGCGCTCCCGGCGGCGCGGGCGAGGTCGACGGCGGGGAACGCGGCCACGTCGAGGGGCTCGAAGGTCCACGCCTGGGCGGCGGCGAACGTCTCCCGCGGCGAGGCCCCGGGCAGGCGGTCGGGGAAGGCGAGCGCCAGGCCGATCGGCAGGTGCATGTCGGGCGGGCTGGCCTGCGCGATCGTCGCGCCGTCGACGAACGTGACCATGGAGTGCACCACCGACTGCGGGTGCACCACGACGTCGATCCGGTCGTAGGGCACCGCGAACAGCAGGTGCGCCTCGATGAGCTCGAGCCCCTTGTTCACCAG contains:
- a CDS encoding M50 family metallopeptidase, whose protein sequence is MLVLGIVLFALGLMFSIAWHELGHFTAARRFGVRVPEFMVGFGPTVFARQRGETSFGIKAIPLGGYIRMIGMIPPAPGEKIGRSRRSGPFQGLIDDVRADSVKDIRPGDEDRQFWTRKPWQRIVVMFAGPFMNLILAAVLFIIVLMGFGIPTAQPVVSAVSKCVVPASQATTTDQCPPGAPLTPAAEAGFRAGDRIVSFDGRSYGSWEDMQLAIRAASGTVPVVIERPLPDGGSQTLTLYPRLIQTQLLDLDSARSTGEPQYVTGSFLGLSPIQPTTRQTPAQVVDFVGDMGVRAVNSIIALPTKVPALFGAVFLGEQRDVNGPVSVVGVSVLGGEVLASDSPVAAEIAMMLQLLAAVNVSLFLLNLLPILPLDGGHILPALWEAAKKRIARLRGRPDPGPVDMAKLMPIAYGFAIVIMLYGGLVILADIVNPIKLNL